The following is a genomic window from Armatimonadota bacterium.
ACACTCGCGCTTCCGGGCTACTGGGAGGCCCAGGTGGTGCTGCGGAGGCGGGGAAGGCCGGATGTCTCGGCGTCCTTTCCACTGCGCCTGGGGACGTTCCGGCTGCGGTCAGACGTGGAGGCCCTGCGGCTACTCCATCAGGCCCAGGAGGCGATGAAGGCCGTGCACACGTGGCGAGAGACGGAGCAGATCACCGACGGTGCGGGTAACGCGGTGGTGACCCGATACGCTTTTCAGAAGCCAGACCGGGTGCGGTTCGAGGTGCAGGGCGGGATGCGGGCCATCCTCGTGGGCCGGAATCGGTACGTGTGGACGGATCGCGGGTGGGTTCGGGAGGCTCTTCCGGTGCCCTTTGAGGCGCAGGGCGTGGCGGGCTACCTGAAAAACCCCACGCGGGCGCAGCTCGGTCGGCGGGGAACCTGCGGGGACGAGCCGTGCCGGGTGGTCCTGTGGGACAGCCCCGATGGCCTCGCCTCCTTCGCCGCCTGGATCGGGGAGCGCACCCACCGCCCCCATCGGCTCTTCATGTCCGCGCCCGCCCACTACATGGTCACCCTGCCCCGGGACTTCAACACGGCACAGGAGGTAATGCCTCCGTGAGGCGGTTCCTGGTGCTTTTGGCGGTGGCCCTCGCCTCCGTGGGCGTCGCCTGGGTATGGGAGCGGGCGCAGGAGCAGAGAGGCATCCCCACCATGCGCGCTCCGGCCCGATCCGGGGCCAAGGCTCTTCAGGACCGACCGCCCGCCCCGGACTTCATCCTGGAGACCCTGGACAGCCGCGAGCTGGCGCTCTCCCAGCTCCTGGGCAAACCGGTGGTGATGAACTTCTGGGCCTCGTGGTGCGTACCGTGCCGCCTGGAGATGCCCATCCTGGAGGACGCGGCCAAGCGCCACCGAGGACGGGTCCACTTCCTGGGAGTGAACGTCCTGGACCGTCCTTCCCTGGCCAGGGCATTCGTGCGCAAGCTCGGGGTGACCTTCCCCTCCGTGCTGGATGAGGACGGCACGGTGCTGGCGAGGTACCGGGTGGTGGGGCTTCCCACCACGGTGTTCATCACCCGATCCGGACGCATTTTCGAGGTACACGCGGGCCCCTTCGTGGGTCCTGAAGGCGCCCAACGCTTGGAGGAGTACATCACCCGGCTCCTGGGGCAGCCCTGACCCTCCGGGGCTGCGCCACGCCCCAGATCCTCTAAAATCCTAAGTTGCGGGAGGACGGAGGGATGGAGCCCCAGGAGTGGGTGGCGGGGGTGGTCGCGTACGCGCTGGGCAGTCTTCTGCCCGCGGAGGTCCTGGCCCGGCGGCGGGGCACATCCCTGCCGCGCGTTGGAGAGAATCCAGGGGGTGCCGGAACGTGGCGTACCCTCGGCCCCCGAGCGGGCGCGGCCGTGATCTTCTTTGACATAGGCAAAGGAGCGGTGGCGGCCTGGCTGGCGCGTCGGGTGGCCGCCACCGTGGAGGGCTTCGTGTTCATCTGCACCGCGCCCGTAGCCGGCCACAACTGGCCCTTCTATCTGCTGTTCCGCGGGGGTCGTGGTCTTGGCCCCGCAGCCGGGGTGCTCCTGGTCCTGGCCGGAAAACCCTTCCTGGTTGCCTTCGGGCTGGGGGCCCTGATGGCCCTGCGCACCCGGTGGGTTCCCACCGTGGGCATCGTGGCCCTGCCCACCTACCTGGGGCTGCTCCTGGCGGGAG
Proteins encoded in this region:
- a CDS encoding glycerol-3-phosphate acyltransferase is translated as MEPQEWVAGVVAYALGSLLPAEVLARRRGTSLPRVGENPGGAGTWRTLGPRAGAAVIFFDIGKGAVAAWLARRVAATVEGFVFICTAPVAGHNWPFYLLFRGGRGLGPAAGVLLVLAGKPFLVAFGLGALMALRTRWVPTVGIVALPTYLGLLLAGGYPPREVAAATAVSLTVAVRQLPWLWSRLQRWRPPVPGSP
- a CDS encoding TlpA family protein disulfide reductase, producing MRRFLVLLAVALASVGVAWVWERAQEQRGIPTMRAPARSGAKALQDRPPAPDFILETLDSRELALSQLLGKPVVMNFWASWCVPCRLEMPILEDAAKRHRGRVHFLGVNVLDRPSLARAFVRKLGVTFPSVLDEDGTVLARYRVVGLPTTVFITRSGRIFEVHAGPFVGPEGAQRLEEYITRLLGQP